One window from the genome of Prinia subflava isolate CZ2003 ecotype Zambia chromosome 2, Cam_Psub_1.2, whole genome shotgun sequence encodes:
- the SCAF8 gene encoding SR-related and CTD-associated factor 8 isoform X2, protein MEAVKAFNSELYSLNDYKPPISKAKMTQITKAAIKAIKFYKHVVQSVEKFIQKCKPEYKVPGLYVIDSIVRQSRHQFGQEKDVFAPRFSNNIISTFQNLYRCPGDDKSKIVRVLNLWQKNNVFKSEIIQPLLDMAAGIPPPVVTPVLPSTTAAMSNNTPGTPVTPVTPANVAQSLPDPWVSQIANTDTLAAVAQILQSPQGQQLQQLIQTLQIQQQKPQPSLLQALDAGLVVQLQALTAQLTAAAAAANTLNPLEQSVSFNKLMDRFDFGEESEQNEEPKKETPSSQLPLVPESVNNSLFHQLAEQLQQQNLEHLRQQLLEQQQPQKASPEENQEGNFGSEHSASPSQGSSQQQFLEVEANVDDSMDIQQQDMDIDEGQDIAEEEIFEQEEKKSAVRSRSRTRSRSRSRSPRKRRSRSRSGSRKRKHRKRSRSRSRERKRKSSRSYSSERRAREREKERQKKGLPPIRSKTLSVCSTTLWVGQVDKKATQQDLTNLFEEFGQIESINMIPPRGCAYVCMVHRQDAYRALQKLSSGSYKIGSKIIKIAWALNKGVKTEYKQFWDVDLGVSYIPWEKVKLDDLEGFAEGGMIDQETVNTEWETARSSEAAKENTQTTQSATVDKSTVITTQTEAYTQPVTMLQIPVAPAVPAVSLVPPAFPVTMSVPPPGYSPLPPPPFLRASFNPSQPPPGYMPPPVPPVVPPPVVPPPVVPPVVPTPLVQPPLPIAQETMKDVPFTGLVLPVGTVTSNLATPTLSAGSVFNPLPINKPESDDKGSHLTDLQISSSENNRSVQSDVSSSSGLVGGVQPPSVSSNSGLTGEGPPPAVSSSSGLAGGLQPPSVSSSSGLVGGVQPPTVSSNSSLAGGIQLPAVSSSSSLAGGIQPTNASGSSGLMAGVPPPNVSSSSGLLAGVHPPGVSSSPGLLTGMQPPSVSSSSGVLAGIQPPSVSSNSGLLIMPPPNVSTSSGLMGVPPPNISSNSGLLAMQHPAAVPNMPHLSISNQRMPGMPLIDIRPGLMPHSPGPRFPLMQPGMPPQRTIPPPAILDPALHPPPPRGPFPPGDIFNQTERPFGTPGRQNIDNISNPEKRLPLGGDNIQQEGDRDYRFPPVENRDNLNRPSPVDVRDSVGRPPVDPREGIGRPPVDGREHFTRPHIDMRENFGRPGIDNLGRREHFGFNSDKHWGQRGDYDEREHHAFPIYGGPKGFHEDRERFRHVNYRFDSRSGPSWNRGFEQDAHRDFDDRRRPWERQRDRDDRDFNFCREINGNRFGRDRMSNNWIPPPHPRVFEYFDGATSQRKADNMPQVNGENTETESQPPTAQVQDDPELYEKLTSSVEINKEKSDTEADIESEPVVESTETEGT, encoded by the exons TGCAAACCAGAGTACAAGGTGCCTGGTCTGTATGTCATTGACTCCATTGTGAGACAGTCCCGGCATCAGTTCGGACAAGAGAAGGATGTATTTGCACCAAGATTCAGCAATAACATCATCAGCACTTTCCAGAACTTGTACCGTTGTCCTGGTGATGACAAG agTAAAATTGTTAGAGTGCTAAATTTATGGCAGAAGAATAATGTGTTCAAGAGTGAAATTATTCAGCCTCTCTTGGATATGGCAGCAGGAATTCCTCCTCCCGTGGTGACCCCTGTCTTGCCCAGCACTACAGCTGCTATGAGCAACAATACGCCAG gTACACCTGTGACTCCAGTTACTCCAGCCAATGTGGCGCAGAGTTTACCTGATCCTTGGGTATCTCAGATTGCTAACACAGACACGCTTGCTGCTGTTGCACAGATTTTACAGAGTCCTCAAGGCCAACAG ctTCAGCAGTTGATCCAGACACTGCAGATACAGCAGCAGAAACCTCAGCCTTCGCTGCTTCAAGCCCTGGATGCCGGTCTCGTCGTCCAGTTACAGgccctcacagcacagctcacagcagcagccgCTGCTGCTAACACACTTAACCCACTGGAACAGAGTGTCTCTTTTAATAAG CTGATGGACAGGTTTGACTTTGGGGAAGAATCTGAACAAAATGAAGAGCCTAAAAAGGAAACTCCCTCTTCTCAGTT gCCATTAGTACCAGAATCTGTGAACAACTCCCTTTTTCACCAACTAGCTGAACAGCTACAGCAACAAAATTTAGAACATCTCAGACAACAgcttctggagcagcagcagcctcaaaAG GCGAGCCCTGAGGAGAATCAAGAAGGAAATTTTGGTTCAGAGCACTCTGCATCACCATCACAAGGGAGTAGTCAACAGCAGTTTTTAGAAGTGGAAGCAAATGTAGATGATTCCATGGATATTCAACAACAG GACATGGATATCGATGAAGGTCAGGATATTGCTGAAGAAGAGATTTttgaacaagaagaaaagaaatcagctGTTCGTTCAAGATCAAGAACTCGTTCAAGATCTCGTTCAAG ATCACCAAGAAAACGAAGGTCGAGGTCACGGTCTGGTTCTCGTAAGCGGAAACACAGAAAACGTTCACGCTCAAGAtcaagagaaaggaagagaaagtcaTCTCGGTCATACTCCAGTGAGAGAAGAGctagggaaagggaaaaagaacgTCAGAAAAAGGGATTGCCTCCTATAAGGTCAAAAACACTAAGCG TTTGCAGTACTACTCTTTGGGTAGGTCAAGTAGACAAGAAGGCTACACAGCAAGATTTAACGAACCTGTTCGAAGAATTTGGACAAATAGAGTCAATTAAT ATGATTCCCCCAAGAGGATGTGCTTATGTCTGTATGGTACATAGACAAGATGCATATCGTGCTCTTCAGAAACTTAGTTCTGGGTCATATAAAATTGGATCTAAAATTATTAAG attgcTTGGGCTTTGAATAAAGGTGTGAAAACAGAATACAAGCAATTCTGGGATGTGGATCTGGGAGTTTCCTATATTCCATGGGAGAAAGTGAAATTGGATGATTTGGAAGGCTTTGCTGAAGGTGGTATGATTGACCAGGAAACAGTAAATACAG AGTGGGAAACAGCCAGAAGCTCAGAAGCTGCTAAAGAAAATACTCAAACAACGCAGAGTGCTACAGTGGATAAGAGTACCGTTATTACAACACAGACAGAAGCTTACACACAACCAGTCACTATGCTGCAG ATTCCAGtagctccagctgtgcctgctgttaGCTTGGTTCCACCTGCGTTTCCTGTCACAATGTCTGTCCCTCCTCCTGGTTATAGCCCACTTCCTCCTCCACCCTTCTTGAGAGCGAGTTTCAACCCTTcacagccacctccag GTTATATGCCTCCTCCAGTTCCACCCGTTGTCCCGCCACCTGTTGTCCCACCACCTGTTGTCCCACCAGTTGTTCCAACAC CTTTAGTACAGCCTCCATTACCGATTGCACAAGAAACTATGAAGGATGTTCCTTTCACTGGCCTTGTTCTACCAGTTGGCACGGTTACTAGCAATCTAGCTACTCCAACATTATCTGCTGGAAGTGTTTTTAATCCTCTGCCAATCAACAAACCAGAATCAGATGACAAAGGATCACATCTTACAGACCTTCAGATTTCTTCCAGTGAAAACAATAGATCTG TGCAAAGTGATGTCTCAAGTAGTTCTGGACTTGTTGGAGGAGTGCAGCCACCCAGTGTCTCAAGCAATTCTGGGCTTACTGGAGAAGGGCCACCACCTGCTGTCTCAAGTAGCTCTGGACTTGCTGGGGGATTACAGCCACCCAGTGTTTCAAGCAGCTCTGGACTTGTAGGAGGAGTGCAACCACCAACTGTTTCCAGCAATTCTAGTCTTGCAGGAGGAATTCAGCTACCTGCTGTCTCCAGTAGCTCTTCTCTTGCTGGCGGGATTCAGCCAACTAACGCCTCAGGTAGCTCTGGACTTATGGCTGGAGTGCCACCACCAAATGTCTCAAGCAGCTCAGGGCTTCTAGCTGGAGTTCACCCACCCGGTGTCTCAAGCAGCCCTGGCCTTCTGACTGGAATGCAGCCACCCAGTGTGTCCAGCAGTTCAGGAGTGCTAGCAGGAATACAGCCACCGAGTGTTTCAAGCAACTCTGGGCTTCTCATAATGCCACCACCCAATGTTTCAACTAGTTCTGGACTTATGGGAGTGCCACCACCAAATATTTCAAGTAATTCTGGACTTCTGGCAATGCAGCATCCAGCTGCAGTTCCAAACATGCCTCATTTAAGTATCAGTAATCAAAGAATGCCAGGAATGCCTCTTATAGATATCCGTCCAGGCCTAATGCCCCATTCGCCTGGACCAAGGTTTCCATTAATGCAGCCAGGAATGCCACCACAGCGTACTATTCCTCCTCCTGCAATCCTTGATCCAGCTCTTCACCCACCACCACCTCGAGGTCCTTTTCCTCCAGgagatatttttaatcaaacaGAAAGACCTTTTGGAACACCAGGAAGACAAAATATCGATAACATTTCTAATCCAGAGAAAAGGCTGCCACTTGGAGGTGATAACATTCAACAGGAGGGAGACAGAGATTATCGCTTTCCTCCAGTGGAGAACCGAGATAATCTTAACAGACCTTCTCCAGTGGATGTCAGAGATTCTGTTGGACGACCACCAGTAGATCCAAGAGAGGGTATAGGAAGGCCTCCAGTAGATGGAAGAGAACACTTCACAAGACCACATATAGACATGAGAGAAAATTTTGGAAGACCAGGTATAGATAACCTTGGCCGAAGAGAGCATTTTGGTTTCAATTCAGATAagcactggggacagagaggaGATTATGATGAAAGAGAGCACCATGCCTTCCCTATTTATGGTGGCCCTAAAGGCTTCCATGAAGACAGAGAGAGGTTTCGACATGTAAACTATAGGTTTGATAGTAGAAGTGGTCCTAGTTGGAATAGAGGATTTGAACAAGATGCTCACAGAGATTTTGATGACCGCAGAAGACCCTGGGAAAGACAGAGGGATAGGGATGacagagattttaatttttgcagaGAAATTAATGGAAACAGGTTTGGAAGAGACAGAATGTCAAACAACTGGATCCCGCCTCCACATCCACGggtttttgaatattttgatgGGGCCACTTCTCAACGTAAAGCTGATAATATGCCCCAGGTAAATGGTGAAAATACAGAGACAGAAAGTCAGCCACCAACTGCACAGGTGCAGGATGATCCAGAACTTTATGAAAAACTGACATCTTCCGTCGAGATAAACAAAGAGAAGAGTGACACAGAAGCTGATATAGAGAGTGAACCAGTGGTAGAAAGCACAGAAACTGAGGGGACATAA